The sequence GGTTTAATAGAATAGATCTTGAAGTTTTAAATGTATTAAGAAAAACAAGTTGGTATGTTCTTCAACAAGCTAATTTCGTTGTATCTAGGTTTGAAAGTGCGAAGTTTAAACCTTACTGTTCTCATCAATAAACGATTCGCACATTAGATTTTAGACAATCTATTGTATATCAGGTTGAATTTGGACTTGAAAACTTAGCATTGTCAATTAAGATTAGAAATTTAGAGCATGCCGGCTCAATGGTGTCATGGGTTCCGGAACcaaaaaactttaattttcaaattattattttctttaaaaaatctgatagatatatttatttcaaaatactagaattatttttaaaataaacttatacaaaaaattattttcatataaaaaaaattaaaccccttttctttttcctaatataaaaaaaaatggactcttatctattaaaaaataaaaacaacggATTGAGTCCGAAACGGTCGCACTGCTTGCCCCCCTATCTAAACTGACCCTAGAATTAGCCACTGCGTTACTTAACCATGATCTCTCCTTTGTTTGGAAGGGTAAAGTAAACACATAACATTCTGTTGGACACAATcttttttgtacaattttaaattaaatacactcttctattataaattaattatggaaatattatactattatctatgttttctaacaacataatatttaattttgtgtccaaaaaatataagattcattttttttgtcaacgagtAGGtctcattttttaataatttttttattaattttctttcaaattatttaattttataaaatagttgactaaaaatattcaaataatttaaatatttaaaataataatttcagttaatatgaaattaattaaattaatggatttttatattttaataaattaaaacttACATTAATAacctatatatttaaaaatatcattaaataatttatataaaagtaaATACCAACACCCTCACACGGACTTTTGTGGTTCAAGCTCTGGTTTATATTACAACCAAAACATTAGTGGAGGAACAACGGCTTGCCATTTcctaatctatactatactaaaagcaaTATATCCTCAAAGGAGAGGGATGCCAACTCAGATTAAAAAATCagccaataaaaataaattatagtgCCACATCATCATTATATTCTCTGTCTCGCGAATATCATCTACGTTTCCTCTTCCTTTTTTTCCCAATAAAGATGGTCTTCCTGTTCATCTTCCTTTCTCTCAGCGTACAATTTTTTACTCCCACAAACTCTTTGTCTGCCTTTCTTTACAATCCAAGCTTTATTCGATTTGAAACCAAAAGGATAACTCAAACCCTATAAATAAGAGAAGTTTGCGATTCCAATCCCCCTACACCGACACCTTCTAATCTTTCATCTACTTGCCAAAAGCCAGACGCCTCCTTCAAGAATGTATTCCTCTGACGTTGTTGTTGCCCAATCAGATATCACTCAACCTTTGATGCTCTCCGATTTGGTAGGACTTCCCAATACATTGTTGGTCGTCTCCTCCTTTTCTGTGGTTCGCTGGGATTCGcgcaacataaaaaaaaaaggggttaCGGGAATCATCCTCCTTTTCCTTGATGAAAAGGTATGGTCTTTTCACAATGTAAAGCATGATTTATTCtatcttagtttttaaattaaaaaaaatctacactGCGCATGATATAAAGCTTGGATTGTAAAGAGATGTTGAAAAACAAATGTTGACTTCTTCTAGTGATTGCATACGCAGAATTAGGTGATTCAAAGATTCATCCCATCTGCTCGCGCCGATCACTACCGTCCATCTTTAGTGGACGGTTCCATTATAAAACTTGATAGGTATGAAGTTGCAAGATGCACAAATATGTACAATATTACGTTTCATCTCTCAAACACGTATTGATGAACGCCTAACCGCTACTCATGTGATTAACCTTCAGGAATTTATGCTTCAGAAATTCCTGCCATGAGAGAGTTCACAGCCAGGTTACAACTCATTCTTTATAGCGCTAAGACTCAGATTTAAATGTCTGTTAATATTCTGCATAATACATGCTGTCTTCAGCTTGGGAGGTGCAGCAGGAGAGATCGGAACACTTTCATCTCCAACTCTAATCAGCAGGTAGCGCTCAGGCTTACACTATAGTTTAATTGTCCTTTGTCACTTGAAAATAGCATTTGCTATCGTAACTGTATTGACTTTGTGAAGACGTGAGAAGCTGATTTCATTTGCAAAGCGCTGATTGTTGAGGTCCTCCACCAGAATGGCAGGCCGTTCGTTGCTTGCATCGGGTGCAACAGAAGTTGGACAAATGTGGCACTTCTCTTCGTTGCAACAAATGCGTTTCTCCCAACGTTACCGGTGTTACCCAGGCATGCAATTTACATTCTCACACACAGTTTAGATAACACTGAGTTTTAAAAGGATGTTTATTTTTCCAAACCTTTTTGCAGAGGTACCGTGTCGAGCTATCAGTTGATGACGGCAACGATAATGCTATGTTTGTGGTCTTCGACATGGAGAAAACTAAGCTCGCTAAGAGAGATGCTGCTGATCTGGGTGGGTCATGAGCTGTATGTTTTTCTCTTTCACCTACACGCTACATTTGTCTATATTTACAATTGTTACAGTCACCCTGAATGCCTCTAAACCCTGAAACAAACTACAGATGAATGGCGTTGGAGGGCAGGAACTACCGACATGTCTTGAAGAGCTTGCTAGAAAGGAATAATACGTGTCACTTCATACATTTTCACATCAAACCATCGTACCTTCTTCACCGTCTCTACAATAAGAGAAAATAGCTTCTTTGACAACCAAACCAAAACGTTTTCTTCTTGCTAATTTGAAATAACACATTTACAACTATCTCAGAGAGTAGCAGCAACAACCAAGCCCCAGTTGTTGAAGGGGAaggtggagaaacagctgcaTCTGCCAGAAACACTGCTGCAGCAGGAGACGATGAACCAAATCCTCCCGGTTTTGAAGCGATAGAGAATAGTCGCAAACGCACGCGTGAGTGATAGTTCCAAGCCCGTCCTGCTGTCAACCCCACTTAGCTTTCGTCTGTTTCGAATTTCCTAACTTGCTATGATTTGAATCGATTATATATGATTTTCAACTTTGATTTTTCTCTTAAATTTCTGGCTAAGTCTCTCCCACGAGGAGGACAAttactaattttttatattaaaaaggcAGTGTTGAGTCTGTTGACGGCATTTTGCATATCGATAATGTCCACAACTAAATACATCACTACATGTTTACATAGACTTTCGTAAAGAAACGTAACTCAGAAAAAATTGCATAAATGTCAGCTCTGTATCCATGCATATAGGTTGAGAGCATAAAGctcttgattttgtttttctttctctttgaaaAGGAATTTGCGATGTTAAGATGAAAATAAATGCAAACAAACTAGATAGCCATAGTAGGCTACAGTTAAAACAACATTTTTAACACCATAATAAGAATATATACACATACCTACGTAAGTCcaataaacaaacaaatcacaaaacaaTCCATCCATATATCAACAAACACTTACAAAACCTGACAGATGCATTTCGAATATCCgaatgtatccaaaatagatttatatacctacatatattacttatttttagatttaatgtccaaatatataagatacttttaagttgtccaaaatatttgaaaatatataaatagtcaaaattaaatatctaaaatagctaaaatatattcaaaacaccaaaattcTTGAAATGTCTATTGATTTCTTATTcaaatattcaaatcaagccaatttatatgttaatttttaggtattttgacatatgttattcaattttatatgtaatatgttaatttatttatagattttgagaagatttaagcatataataaattttaaaaattaaaaaataaattaaatttgttatccgaacccgcaaagatccgaactggaaccgaaaccgaaccaaaatttagaaatatccaAATGGGGATGAAATCTTCGAATTCAAAAACCAAAACTCGAATAGACCCGAACCGAACTCGAATGGGTACCCGACCGTTCATCCCTAACTCGGCTAATCCACTTTGCAATCTCAAAAGGAATTGCCAAACATGAGTCACTCTTTTATAGATagaaatatattcaaaacaccaaaattcttgaaatatctattgatttcttattcaaatattcaaattaagccaatttatatgttaatttttaggtattttgacatatgttattcaactTTATAtgcaatattttaatttatttatagattttgagaagatttaagcatataataaattttaaaaattaaaaaataatttaaatttgttatcCGAACCCTAACCCGAATCGAGCCCACAAAGATCTGAACcggaaccgaacccgaaccaaaatttagaaatatccaAATGGGGATGAAATCTTTGAATTCAAAATCCAAAACTCGAATAGACCCGAACCGAACTCGAATGGGTACCCGACCATTCATCCCTAACTCGGCGAATCCACTTCGCAATCTCAAAAGGAATTCCCAAACATGAGTCACTCTTTTATAGATAGAAACAACACAACACCAACGTTTAAATTTGCTCtactttataatatttttttggtttggtctTAAACATGACTAATTAATTTGGACTTATCGCTTGAATGGTTTAGGAAAGCAGTTCTGTTTTCTTATCTTACATAAATTGAAAATATGAATTCAATATCACAACAAAATCAAGCTCTAATCAGACACACAACATAATACATCTGTGTATTTTAGTCCATCTCACAGTCTTATACTAAATGGTCGCCTCAATCATAATGTCATTTCCGGAAAAGATTATGAAGACAATCGGCTTGAATTTAACGCCATGGTATTGGAATCAACATATAATCTTTAAAACTCAGCAACAAATACCAAAAACTAAAAGTACTGGTAGAGCTAGACCTAGGCACGGTCTGAACATCATAGACGAGGCTGAAATGAAAAAGATaacaaatgaaataaaaaatgaaaaagtggGAAAAGACATTCAAAACAAAGATTATGGCCAAAATACGAAAAGAATAAATAAGATGAACCAAAAGctagataaaaaaaacattttaaattggttcaaataaaaatttagacgACAATTTAcgacaacaacaaaataataaaaccagTATCTATATACTCCCCAAAGTTAACCCGAATTTGATTTCACTAAAATCAGTAAAAGATAAGCACGTAAGTATTAATCATTGTGTATCGATCATTCCCACAAAACAATTACATATAATAACCACAAATAAACGTTAATATACAAGTCAAACATAAAATAACGATATGTATCCACAAAAAACTGAACCATAAACACATAAAGCAAGCAGTGGAAAGGGCGAGATTGACAAATATTCTTATGTGATACATgagaaataaatatacaaagaaACAATTAACCGACTGGTTAGAAGTgttaatccaaaaatatataaatgtactTTCACAACAAATGAAATCCTACTATCAATTATAATATTAATCACATttaaaaacaagaaataaaaattaatattcacttttataccAGGAGCAAAATTCTAATCTGATAAAGCAAATGTTGTATCCGGTGGTTTGGGAGAATTTGAACTTCACAAGTCTAActattactccctccgttttataGTAGATGAAGTTTTGGTCATttgcacacatattaagaaattattttttctaaacaaGAAATcattgaaatataatttaaaattaatttacttaattataaacaaaaaaaataaaaacacaattggctacacatttttgataaatttaaagTTACATAGATATGTTAAACTatcatctattatgaaacaaaaacaatcatCTAAAACATTACCTATATTGAAACGAAGGGagtatatttaaaatgatacataatTGTAAATGGGCATCAACttcagaagaaaataaaaagtgaCATTTATTGAAttcaaaaatgcattttcttatataaatacatatgttatagtattccTGCAACCAGAaatgtaatattattaaaataaaaaataaaattcattgtTATAATATCTCctcttaaatatataagtatatgtTCTTTATTCACCGaaacataaacatttaaaatgaaaaatataaatgaatatatGACACATGAGAGTAAAAAGATTACAAGACATAATACATTACAAACCAATATTACAACAAAGACAAACACAAAAACCCAATTTACTTTactacatattttaaaactaatcgAAAACAGTGaataaaaattagtatttaCCGCAAGAGGGGGTGTGGCAAGTACCCGCACTCTAATTTGCTTTTTTCCATTATAGTTAGCgctaaatttaaataaatatacttaaacctaacataaaataaaatattaaatacatatatcaacATGATCATATTTTCATAACAGACATTTTTCCTTGAGGCTAATGATAGTGTATAAAGCTTCATTTCAATGGCATGAACTCAACTCGCAGATTCTCCACTTTTTCCACACTCACTTTGTGAATGATTCCTTCAATCTTACCTTCTCTATTTCTACAACAATTTCAAATgatgttaagttttttttttgtaactccTGAGTGAGTTTATAGCGTACGATGATAGATTACTACGGATTAAATGGATAGAGAACTCATGTATCAACAATACACAAATCATGAAATAATCCATGCATTGTCTCTTTAGTGTTGTGTATTGTCATATTCGTGCCATCAAGCATCAGCCATTGGCGTCTCTAATGCTTGGGTATGAGTGAAGGCAATATATCTTAGTTAACTTTATTCATTTGCATTTTCATTCACCATCATGTATCCCACATGTagttttagatattaaaaatacaaaaattaagttttaatcCTATCAAAtccaatttataattttgtaaattgaccacaatatatattatatgcattactatgttaaatacaaatatatttgtccagatccgggcgtagcccgggaaaaTCCCTAGTATTATTAAACAAGCAAAGTATGACTTTACTACTAGTCATAGATAATTTAACTATGATTAAATCTTGAGAACATGTaccattttctaatttttaatagcAAAACTTGGTTTAATTTAATGCTATTTTAGTAATTCGAGTTTCAATTaattagaaaaacaaaatttcgtACTCTCTGTTTCCACACGCTTCTCCCAATCTCTGTTTCTCAGACTGACTCCCAGATCCTCTGCAAAAGCCTTCTTCGATCTCTCTTCCTCCTCGTCGAGATTTCGTTTCTACACATGTAAGTTAACATTTGATTCCTTTCTTTCCCAAACCGATCTCAAACTAGATCAAGATCGACACAAATGTTACagatttgaaacaaaaatgattttatgatcggtctctgtttttttatgcagaagagagagagaatgactTTATCTCCTCCTCGGCTTTCAAGAAGCGTGTATCCTCGGAAAATTCCTTCAATTGCGTTTGCTATTGGTGGCTTAACATCCTTCATCATCTTCGCTTCTCTGCTTCTCTTATCACATCCCCTTGGCTCTTCCCTTACTGGTTATCTCTACGGAACTGAGACCACTCAACATCTCGAGTTTCACCATAGTAGCAGCAGAGATACTTCTGATCCAAACCCATCTCCTGACTCCACCATTAACACGCCTCCATTGCTGACACAACATAGAGAGGAGGATAATGAGGCGCTTCCTACAAATCATGTTTCCGTTGAAAAAGAAGATCCAGTAGAAACAggtgttgttgttgtcttgtactaactttttatttatgtaacattttttttggtttatgattttagCTTCAGTTTCTAAGTTAGttaccgtttttttttttttgcagaatgTGATCTGTTTCATGGTAACTGGTTCTATGATCCGAAGGGACCTTTGTACACGAACAACTCTTGTCCTCTTCTGACGCAGATGCAGAACTGTCAGGGCAATGGGAGACCTGACAAGAGCTATGAGAATTGGAGATGGAAACCGTCTCAGTGTGATCTTCCACGGTTCGATGCCAAGAAGTTTCTAGAGCTAATGAGAGGCAAAACACTAGCTTTTATAGGTGATTCCGTTGCTCGTAATCAGATGGAGTCTATGATGTGCCTTCTTTGGCAGGTAACTAGTGTCCCTTTGTCTCTCTTCTTGTTTTGTGTTTGTGAATTaacctttttttgttttaaaggtaGAAACTCCGGTTAACCGCGGGAACCGGAAGATGCAGAGATGGTATTTCAGGTCATCATCAGTGATGATAGCTCGGATGTGGTCATCTTGGCTCGTCCACCAGTTCAACGAACCGTTTAGTTTTGCTCCACAAGGTGTGACTAAACTCAAGCTCGACCAACCTGATGAGCGTATAATGGAAGCTCTTCCGAAATTCGACGTTGTTGTGCTTTCATCAGGCCACTGGTTCGCTAAACAGTCTGTCTACATTTTAAACGACGAGATTGTTGGAGGCCAGTTATGGTGGCCGGACAAAACTAAGCATGCAAAGGTCAGCAACGTGGAAGCATTTGGGATCTCTGTAGAGACAATCTTGAAGGCAGTAGCTAAACACCCAAGCTACAAGGGTCTGACCATCTTGCGGACTTGGTCGCCTGATCATTACGAGGGCGGTGCTTGGAACACAGGCGGGTCGTGCACGGGTAAAGAAGAGCCTCTCTCTCCTGGGAAGTTGGTCAAAAACGGGTTCACGGAGGTAATGTATGAGCAGCAAGCGAAGGGGTTTCAACGAGCTGTGGAGGATGATAAGGTCGGGAATAGATCGAAGAAGATGAAGCTGATGGATATCACTGAGGCTTTCGGGTATCGCCACGATGGTCATCCTGGTCCGTATAGAAGTCCTGACCCCAAGAAGATCACGAAACGTGGACCGGATGGTCAGCCACCGCCACAAGACTGCTTGCACTGGTGCATGCCCGGGCCGGTGGATACGTGGAATGAGATGGTGCTGGAGATTATAAGGAGAGATATGGAGGGTGGAGGAAGTAGACCATAATCTTGATCTAGGAGCAAAAGAGATCAATATACACTTAGAAGAGAGAAATCTTTATTCATACCACGGATTAACTGATTTAAGgacttttaattattacaaTATGATTATTAGTTACTTGTAAACCCAGTACACTCACTTGTACTTCTGCTTTTTTACGTACAATGTAATTTTTGATTCAAAGAGAAACAAAACAGTTGGTGAAACAGTATTATTCATGTTCATGTAACAATGTTGTTGAATATGTTCTTACAGCAGCTATTCTATGCGTCCACTGCCAAGCCTTCTAGAAGAACATCTAGTCGCAAATGTTGATGATCTTGAAGAGACAAGTGTGAAAGGGATGTCATGTTCGTACATTAGAAACTAAATTTTTCAGAAATAAAAACACCATACAATGTCATAATCAAACTGAGTTATAAGTAACAAGACGGTTTATATCAATTTCATAAAACATTATCAGACACGAACTAATCTGAAGGCTTCTTGCAAGAAAGCTAAGCTGCTTTGCTTTTGggaacaagaaga comes from Brassica rapa cultivar Chiifu-401-42 chromosome A02, CAAS_Brap_v3.01, whole genome shotgun sequence and encodes:
- the LOC103852134 gene encoding protein YLS7, giving the protein MTLSPPRLSRSVYPRKIPSIAFAIGGLTSFIIFASLLLLSHPLGSSLTGYLYGTETTQHLEFHHSSSRDTSDPNPSPDSTINTPPLLTQHREEDNEALPTNHVSVEKEDPVETECDLFHGNWFYDPKGPLYTNNSCPLLTQMQNCQGNGRPDKSYENWRWKPSQCDLPRFDAKKFLELMRGKTLAFIGDSVARNQMESMMCLLWQVETPVNRGNRKMQRWYFRSSSVMIARMWSSWLVHQFNEPFSFAPQGVTKLKLDQPDERIMEALPKFDVVVLSSGHWFAKQSVYILNDEIVGGQLWWPDKTKHAKVSNVEAFGISVETILKAVAKHPSYKGLTILRTWSPDHYEGGAWNTGGSCTGKEEPLSPGKLVKNGFTEVMYEQQAKGFQRAVEDDKVGNRSKKMKLMDITEAFGYRHDGHPGPYRSPDPKKITKRGPDGQPPPQDCLHWCMPGPVDTWNEMVLEIIRRDMEGGGSRP